Proteins encoded within one genomic window of Flavobacteriales bacterium:
- a CDS encoding ChbG/HpnK family deacetylase: MKPSGLIVTSDDYGINKSANRGIIAGVKTGVISSVHVLANLVNQADINELIKAIQESGNKCGIALHLNTTRGRALVQKKTAFTKRRKKKYSFKPLKHYRHSRILNSKTEAKNMEAELKAQFDKLADLLSGAENIDAVSSHQNIHLWDKTLSAMVSRIITGTTIPVRSPIRYEKDENPDTSTLRYGTKPLTKLSIKKAGGIIDSISTTKLMLTGNSFSKQKVMRDLVIKSSPRELPVNLSGHWFGQPSQKGMTWFINALNSMNNLTGQKGYTSELLMHLGDSKKKADQSMDYGMASRYEEFKNVTNPAFIAAFETQKDICKTNHGSFRSVLIGDDSIRYKVK, translated from the coding sequence ATGAAACCAAGTGGACTAATAGTAACATCAGACGATTACGGGATAAACAAATCCGCCAATAGAGGGATTATTGCTGGAGTTAAAACCGGAGTTATCTCTTCCGTACATGTCTTAGCTAATTTGGTAAACCAAGCCGATATAAACGAACTAATTAAAGCAATTCAAGAAAGCGGTAATAAATGTGGTATCGCATTACACCTTAATACCACAAGAGGAAGAGCGTTGGTACAAAAGAAAACTGCTTTCACAAAGCGAAGAAAAAAGAAGTATAGTTTTAAGCCACTTAAACATTATCGGCATTCAAGAATTCTAAATAGCAAAACGGAAGCAAAGAATATGGAGGCCGAATTAAAAGCTCAGTTCGACAAACTTGCTGATCTTTTAAGTGGTGCAGAAAACATTGATGCCGTATCGTCGCACCAAAATATTCACTTATGGGATAAGACATTGAGTGCGATGGTTAGTAGAATTATAACTGGTACAACTATCCCTGTTAGAAGTCCAATTAGATATGAAAAAGATGAAAACCCAGATACTTCAACTTTAAGATATGGTACAAAACCATTAACTAAACTTAGTATAAAGAAAGCCGGAGGAATAATCGACTCTATTAGTACAACTAAGCTTATGCTAACAGGGAATTCCTTCTCAAAACAAAAGGTTATGAGAGATCTAGTAATAAAAAGTAGTCCTCGTGAATTACCTGTTAATCTTTCAGGACATTGGTTCGGACAACCTTCACAGAAAGGAATGACCTGGTTTATTAACGCACTTAATAGCATGAACAACCTAACGGGGCAAAAAGGCTATACTTCCGAATTACTAATGCACTTAGGCGATTCTAAAAAGAAAGCTGATCAAAGCATGGATTACGGAATGGCTAGTAGATACGAGGAGTTTAAGAATGTAACTAACCCTGCTTTTATAGCTGCAT